A single region of the Pontimicrobium sp. SW4 genome encodes:
- a CDS encoding DUF4846 domain-containing protein, whose product MKKLLLLSLLLITISVVAYQFKPVKHIANAVIVSPSYINKEGTTISKRVIIPDGYKRVVYPKGSFEEYLRHYKLKKFGSKIINYDDSEYYWQHGHIGILDISVPKNGLQQCADALIRIRSEYLWDNNKKDEIGFNFTSGHYCSWLKYAEGYRPKINGNKVSFIKTAIKDHSKENFYKYLNLIYIYSGTLSLYNELPKIESVKDLKIGDMLIKGGTPGHIVMICDEAINEKGEKIFLLFQGNTPAQSVHLVKNLENSSISPWYNLKKDTIISVSNYTFNSSKFVRFK is encoded by the coding sequence ATGAAGAAACTCTTACTCTTATCTCTTTTATTAATTACTATTAGTGTTGTGGCTTATCAATTTAAGCCAGTAAAACATATTGCTAATGCAGTAATAGTATCCCCAAGTTATATAAATAAAGAAGGTACTACTATTAGCAAACGCGTAATAATTCCTGATGGGTATAAACGTGTAGTTTATCCAAAAGGTTCTTTTGAGGAGTATCTTAGACATTATAAACTCAAAAAATTTGGTTCAAAAATCATCAACTATGATGATTCTGAATATTATTGGCAACATGGGCATATAGGAATTCTAGACATCTCTGTGCCTAAAAATGGACTACAACAATGTGCAGATGCATTAATTAGAATAAGAAGCGAATACCTTTGGGATAATAATAAAAAAGACGAAATAGGTTTTAATTTCACCTCCGGTCATTATTGTTCTTGGTTAAAATACGCTGAGGGTTATCGCCCAAAAATTAATGGAAATAAGGTAAGCTTTATTAAAACAGCAATCAAAGATCATTCTAAGGAGAATTTTTATAAGTATTTGAATTTGATTTATATTTACTCTGGAACCTTGTCACTTTATAATGAATTACCTAAAATTGAATCGGTAAAAGATTTAAAAATAGGAGATATGCTTATTAAAGGCGGGACACCAGGACATATCGTCATGATTTGCGATGAAGCAATAAATGAAAAAGGAGAAAAAATATTCTTGCTATTTCAAGGAAATACACCAGCGCAAAGTGTACATTTGGTAAAAAATCTTGAAAACTCTTCAATTTCTCCATGGTATAATCTAAAAAAGGATACTATTATCTCCGTTTCTAACTATACTTTCAATAGTTCGAAATTTGTTAGGTTTAAGTAG
- a CDS encoding DUF6090 family protein, with the protein MENKTGTYLKYAIGEIILVVIGILIALQINTWQQQSKDRTLEKRYLANITEELKKDSVALRENYLKLERQAETKNPFLDMLIEGKKKDSLIAYFNLQWRPIYPYTPMKSTFEEMTSSSHLNIIKSNSLRGAIVKMYNSYEDLEKDEDFLIEYFKNLVNELSRNIPSIYNPNIDDILALGKDNYVMNSMRLNGAYTRLSNYKEKLEECSALLEQIKNYQMSVK; encoded by the coding sequence ATGGAAAATAAAACAGGTACATATCTAAAATATGCCATTGGCGAAATTATACTTGTAGTAATAGGCATTTTAATTGCTTTACAAATAAACACATGGCAGCAACAATCTAAAGATAGAACTTTAGAAAAAAGATATTTAGCAAATATTACAGAAGAGTTAAAAAAAGATTCAGTTGCATTACGTGAGAATTATTTAAAACTTGAAAGACAGGCTGAAACTAAGAACCCTTTTTTAGATATGCTTATTGAAGGCAAAAAAAAAGACTCACTCATCGCATACTTCAACTTACAATGGCGTCCTATTTACCCATATACGCCAATGAAATCTACTTTTGAGGAAATGACTAGTAGTTCACATTTAAACATCATTAAGTCTAACTCATTAAGAGGCGCTATAGTTAAAATGTATAACAGCTATGAAGATTTAGAAAAAGACGAAGATTTTTTAATTGAATACTTTAAAAACTTAGTTAATGAGTTATCTAGAAATATACCAAGTATTTACAACCCTAACATTGATGATATTTTAGCTCTAGGTAAAGACAACTATGTTATGAATAGTATGCGCCTAAATGGTGCTTATACCAGACTTAGTAATTACAAAGAAAAACTAGAAGAATGTAGCGCATTATTAGAACAAATCAAGAATTATCAAATGTCGGTTAAATGA
- a CDS encoding M28 family peptidase, with product MKKLALLFTLASVFTLTAQTEIEKVTETVSKSDIEGHIYFLADDLLKGRETGTPELKIAASYLANAFRGYGVKPNPKTGTYYQEVNFKKVSPPEEVSIQVNNETIEDFAFIFPSPVNTNADAVFLNHGLENDYTGKNVKGKVIIIKSGSSKNSDFRAAYGLRRQKQKLAKNNGVVAIIELLNMGDDMWENVSHNFNRSQLTVAKDNEDNDDKSYNDQVAHVWALDKDDNMLNQLKASKTISTKISISKKKEEPVKSQNVIGVVEGTDPVLKNEYIIYSAHYDHVGIGSPDETGDVIYNGARDNAVGTTTVLAMAKNLAKYPTKRSALFILFTGEEKGLLGSRFYVENPVLPLEQMVYCFNSDNGGYNDTSLATIVGLTRTTAEKNIFNAVKTFGLTAIEDPAKEQGLFDRSDNVNFAKKGIPAPTFSLGFRSFDGEVTKYYHRPGDEAHTLDYDYLLKFFRAYVLSGRNIANDDATPVWNSGDKYEEASKKLYKTKAVKN from the coding sequence ATGAAAAAATTAGCATTACTATTTACGCTTGCAAGCGTTTTTACACTTACAGCACAAACAGAAATTGAAAAAGTAACCGAAACAGTTAGTAAAAGTGATATAGAGGGTCATATCTACTTTCTAGCTGACGATTTATTAAAAGGTCGAGAAACTGGTACACCAGAGCTCAAAATAGCAGCGTCTTATTTAGCAAATGCATTTAGAGGTTATGGCGTAAAGCCTAACCCTAAAACAGGCACTTATTATCAAGAAGTAAATTTTAAAAAAGTATCTCCTCCAGAAGAAGTTTCCATTCAAGTGAATAATGAAACAATAGAAGATTTTGCTTTTATCTTTCCTTCGCCAGTAAATACAAATGCCGATGCAGTGTTTTTAAATCATGGTTTAGAAAACGATTACACTGGAAAAAATGTAAAAGGAAAAGTTATTATTATTAAATCTGGTAGTTCAAAAAATAGTGATTTTAGAGCTGCTTATGGCTTGCGTCGCCAAAAGCAAAAATTAGCAAAAAATAATGGTGTAGTAGCTATTATTGAGCTTTTAAATATGGGAGATGATATGTGGGAAAATGTAAGCCATAATTTTAATAGATCTCAACTAACAGTTGCTAAAGATAATGAAGACAATGATGACAAAAGTTATAACGATCAAGTTGCTCATGTTTGGGCGTTAGATAAAGATGATAATATGCTTAACCAACTTAAAGCGTCTAAAACCATTAGCACTAAAATTTCTATAAGTAAAAAGAAAGAAGAACCTGTAAAATCACAAAATGTTATAGGTGTTGTTGAAGGGACTGATCCAGTACTAAAAAACGAATATATTATCTACTCTGCACATTATGACCATGTTGGTATTGGTAGTCCTGATGAAACAGGTGATGTTATTTATAATGGTGCTAGAGACAACGCTGTTGGTACAACTACGGTATTAGCGATGGCAAAAAATTTAGCTAAATACCCAACCAAGCGTTCAGCATTATTTATTCTATTTACAGGAGAAGAAAAAGGCTTGTTAGGGAGTCGCTTTTATGTAGAGAATCCAGTGCTACCATTAGAACAAATGGTATACTGCTTTAATAGTGATAATGGTGGTTATAATGATACGTCTTTAGCAACTATTGTTGGACTTACTAGAACAACTGCAGAGAAAAATATTTTTAATGCCGTTAAAACATTTGGACTTACTGCCATTGAAGATCCTGCAAAAGAACAAGGTTTATTTGATAGAAGTGATAATGTAAACTTTGCAAAAAAAGGAATTCCAGCACCAACCTTTTCTCTAGGATTTAGATCTTTTGACGGTGAAGTAACCAAATACTATCACAGACCTGGAGACGAAGCACACACCCTAGACTACGATTATCTTTTAAAATTCTTTAGAGCCTATGTTCTTTCTGGTCGTAACATCGCTAACGATGATGCTACTCCTGTTTGGAATTCAGGTGATAAGTATGAAGAAGCATCTAAAAAGCTATATAAAACTAAAGCTGTAAAAAATTAG
- a CDS encoding Na(+)-translocating NADH-quinone reductase subunit F, giving the protein MSTPLSEQELHNLAMNIVGKDLEKRGFEFIAVNSKLKKHPQFVCIDKTSQYFFVIVRTVKLPENPNNYDVVWMETFKKHAREKAAKVLYAGVALGNPDGEELPVYLNEEYLCEYNGIQFIETNLN; this is encoded by the coding sequence ATGAGTACACCGCTTAGCGAACAGGAACTACATAATTTAGCAATGAATATTGTAGGCAAAGATTTAGAAAAACGTGGTTTTGAGTTTATAGCTGTTAATAGCAAACTTAAAAAGCATCCGCAATTTGTTTGTATTGATAAAACTAGTCAGTACTTTTTTGTAATTGTTCGTACAGTAAAACTTCCTGAAAATCCTAATAATTACGATGTGGTATGGATGGAAACATTTAAGAAGCATGCACGTGAAAAGGCTGCAAAAGTATTATATGCAGGAGTTGCACTAGGAAACCCTGATGGTGAAGAATTACCAGTTTATTTAAATGAGGAGTACTTGTGCGAGTACAATGGGATACAATTTATAGAAACTAATCTTAATTAA
- a CDS encoding FAD:protein FMN transferase has product MKNIFKYLVLVLVLVITSCKDEVQNKRLVGNVFGTSYSVQYEAPATEVDFQEQFDKLFYIINKSMSTYQANSIISKINRNEGVSIDSHFRKVFDAAKEIYSETNGAFDPTIGVMVNAWNFGSDDGIENLDKTVIDSLMQTVGFNKVSRENDKIIKEHEGTIIDFSAIAKGYGVDVIANFLETQKVESYLVEIGGEIRTKGLNLGSGNPWKIGVENPNFDGTQTVMKAISLTDEAMATSGTYRKFRVDENGNKYAHIIDPKTGYSSKNNVLSVSVIAKECMIADAYATALMTMTVDEIKSFSKNHTELKLFVIFENDSRQLETLSLNDFPEE; this is encoded by the coding sequence ATGAAAAACATATTTAAGTATTTAGTATTAGTATTAGTATTAGTAATCACTTCTTGTAAAGATGAGGTGCAAAATAAGCGTCTTGTAGGAAATGTTTTTGGTACTTCTTACTCAGTGCAATATGAAGCACCAGCAACCGAAGTTGATTTTCAAGAACAATTCGACAAGTTGTTTTATATCATTAACAAATCGATGTCAACGTATCAAGCCAATTCTATTATTTCTAAAATAAATAGAAATGAAGGAGTCTCTATTGATTCCCATTTTAGAAAGGTTTTTGATGCTGCAAAAGAAATTTATTCTGAAACAAATGGCGCTTTCGATCCAACTATTGGTGTAATGGTTAATGCTTGGAATTTTGGATCGGATGATGGTATTGAAAATTTAGATAAAACAGTTATTGATAGTTTAATGCAAACGGTTGGTTTTAATAAAGTTTCGCGAGAGAATGATAAAATTATTAAGGAACATGAAGGAACAATTATTGATTTTAGTGCTATCGCTAAAGGTTATGGAGTAGACGTTATTGCTAATTTTTTAGAAACTCAAAAAGTAGAGAGTTATTTGGTTGAAATAGGAGGTGAAATAAGAACTAAAGGACTTAATTTAGGAAGCGGAAATCCTTGGAAAATAGGCGTGGAAAATCCAAATTTTGATGGCACGCAAACCGTTATGAAAGCTATTTCGTTAACTGATGAAGCCATGGCAACTTCTGGAACTTATAGAAAATTTAGAGTAGATGAAAATGGTAATAAATATGCACATATTATTGACCCTAAGACAGGTTATTCAAGTAAAAACAATGTGTTAAGTGTATCAGTAATTGCTAAAGAATGTATGATTGCAGATGCCTATGCTACTGCTTTAATGACCATGACAGTTGATGAAATAAAGAGTTTTTCTAAAAACCATACTGAACTTAAGTTATTTGTTATTTTCGAGAATGATAGCAGGCAATTAGAAACCTTGTCTTTAAACGATTTTCCCGAAGAATAA
- a CDS encoding methyltransferase domain-containing protein, with product MKNLFKFFLNFLPRPFLIRLSYTLRPFLAFFLKGDTYTDPIDNKSFKTFLPYGYGNQRNNALSPSTLSLERHRLLWLYLKNETDFFSAQKKVLHFAPEQCFLKRFRDLKNIDYTTTDLESPIADVKADICNLPFEDNSYDVILCNHVLEHIPNDTKAMQELYRVLKPEGMGIFQIPQDLNRDTTFEDDSITNKEERAKIFGQYDHVRIYGRDYFDKLRSIGFKVEEVDYTVNISEEEIIKYCLAKGEIIPVVTK from the coding sequence ATGAAAAACCTTTTTAAATTTTTTCTCAACTTTTTACCAAGACCTTTTCTAATTAGGTTAAGTTACACTTTACGTCCATTTTTAGCTTTTTTCTTAAAAGGAGATACTTATACCGACCCAATAGATAATAAAAGTTTCAAAACGTTTTTACCCTATGGCTATGGTAATCAGCGTAATAATGCATTATCGCCTTCTACATTATCATTAGAGCGTCATAGATTGCTTTGGCTCTATTTAAAAAATGAAACTGATTTCTTTTCAGCTCAAAAAAAGGTATTGCATTTTGCTCCTGAACAATGCTTCTTAAAACGTTTTAGAGATTTAAAAAATATAGATTATACCACCACAGATTTAGAATCTCCTATTGCGGATGTGAAAGCTGATATTTGTAACCTTCCTTTTGAAGATAATAGCTACGATGTTATTTTATGTAATCATGTTTTAGAGCATATTCCAAATGACACCAAAGCAATGCAAGAATTGTATCGTGTACTAAAACCTGAAGGTATGGGAATATTTCAAATTCCGCAGGATTTAAATCGAGATACAACTTTTGAAGATGATTCAATTACAAATAAAGAAGAACGCGCTAAAATATTTGGTCAATATGACCACGTACGCATCTATGGACGTGATTATTTCGATAAACTCCGTTCTATTGGATTTAAAGTTGAGGAAGTAGATTATACAGTGAATATTTCTGAAGAAGAAATAATAAAATACTGTTTAGCAAAAGGAGAAATTATTCCAGTTGTAACAAAATAA
- a CDS encoding GxxExxY protein yields MNTKLTENIIGAAITVHRALGPGLLESAYQECLLFELEALGLNVKKEIALPIVYKDLKLDHGYRINLLIENQVVIELKTVEAFTDVHSAQTLTYMKLGNYPLGLLINFHTKLLKNGIKRFINTPQ; encoded by the coding sequence ATGAATACCAAACTAACTGAAAATATTATTGGAGCAGCTATTACTGTTCATCGTGCTTTAGGTCCTGGATTATTAGAATCTGCTTACCAAGAATGTTTGTTATTTGAGTTAGAAGCTTTAGGTTTAAATGTAAAAAAAGAAATCGCTCTCCCAATAGTCTATAAAGATCTTAAATTAGATCATGGCTACAGAATTAATTTATTAATAGAAAATCAAGTTGTTATAGAACTAAAAACTGTAGAAGCATTCACTGATGTGCATTCTGCACAAACACTGACTTATATGAAACTTGGTAATTATCCATTGGGTTTACTTATTAACTTTCATACAAAACTTTTAAAAAACGGAATTAAACGATTTATAAATACACCTCAGTGA
- the map gene encoding type I methionyl aminopeptidase: MIVVKTREEIELMRESALVVSKTLGMLAKEVKPGVTTLQLDKLAEDYIRSQDAIPGFLGLYDFPNTLCMSPNEQVVHGFPTNEPLKEGDIISIDCGAIKNDFYGDHAYTFAVGEIEPETEKLLKVTKESLYVGIREFKINNRIGDVGYAIQKYCEDHGYGVVRELVGHGLGRKMHEDPEMPNYGKRGRGKKFIEGMVVAIEPMINMGTHRIKQHRDGWTITTLDGKPSAHFEHDVAIIDGKPELLSTFAYIYEALGIESNEENEFRQKALVL, from the coding sequence ATGATTGTAGTAAAAACAAGAGAAGAAATAGAGTTAATGCGTGAAAGTGCTTTGGTTGTTTCTAAAACCTTAGGAATGTTAGCCAAAGAAGTTAAGCCAGGTGTTACTACCTTACAACTAGATAAATTAGCCGAAGACTATATTCGTTCGCAAGATGCTATTCCGGGGTTTTTAGGGTTGTATGATTTTCCAAACACCTTATGCATGAGTCCTAACGAACAAGTGGTTCATGGCTTTCCTACAAATGAACCGTTAAAAGAAGGTGATATTATTTCAATTGATTGTGGCGCCATTAAAAATGACTTTTATGGTGATCATGCATACACATTTGCTGTTGGTGAAATAGAGCCTGAAACTGAAAAATTACTTAAAGTCACAAAGGAATCTCTTTATGTTGGCATAAGAGAGTTTAAAATAAACAATAGAATTGGTGATGTTGGCTATGCTATTCAAAAATATTGTGAAGATCATGGTTATGGAGTAGTACGAGAATTAGTTGGTCATGGTTTAGGACGCAAAATGCATGAAGATCCAGAAATGCCAAATTATGGTAAACGAGGTCGTGGTAAGAAATTCATTGAAGGAATGGTCGTTGCTATTGAACCTATGATTAATATGGGAACACATCGTATTAAACAACATAGAGACGGTTGGACAATTACTACATTAGACGGAAAACCTAGTGCACACTTCGAGCATGATGTTGCAATTATAGATGGAAAACCCGAATTACTGTCGACATTTGCATACATATATGAAGCTCTTGGAATTGAAAGCAATGAAGAAAATGAATTTAGGCAAAAGGCTTTAGTACTTTAG
- a CDS encoding acetyl-CoA hydrolase/transferase C-terminal domain-containing protein — MKYKSVTAEEAVKIVKSKDKVYIQAAAAVPQVLIRALTARHEELRGVEICQLHTEGEAPYANPELRESFHVNSFFIGKNVRHTLKAGNGSYTPVFLSELPLLFKRNIVDLQVALIHVSVPDNHGYCSLGVSVEATLAAIENADYVIAQVNKQMPRTFGDGIIHVSEVDAFVECDEPLPTHPVVEPTEIESKIGNHVASLIDDKSTLQMGIGNIPNAVLSRLTNHKNLGLHTEMFSDGVIDLILKDVINGNHKGINPGRALATFLMGSQRLYDYVDDNPYIEMRTSDYVNDVSIIKQNPKMVAINSAIEVDVTGQVCADSIGAKMYSGVGGQMDFIRGASLSEGGKAIIALPSATKKGVSRIVPSLKPGAGVVTTRSHVHYVVTEYGIANLYGRTIKERVKALVNIAHPDHRESIDKQYFDLIRD, encoded by the coding sequence ATGAAGTATAAATCAGTAACGGCTGAAGAAGCTGTAAAAATTGTTAAATCTAAAGATAAAGTATACATACAAGCAGCAGCAGCTGTTCCACAAGTTTTAATTAGAGCTTTAACTGCAAGGCACGAAGAATTACGAGGTGTAGAAATTTGTCAATTACATACAGAAGGAGAAGCACCTTATGCAAATCCTGAGCTTAGGGAAAGTTTTCATGTGAACTCTTTTTTTATTGGAAAAAATGTTCGCCATACACTTAAAGCTGGGAATGGATCTTATACGCCAGTTTTTTTAAGCGAATTACCTTTGTTGTTTAAGCGTAATATTGTGGATTTACAAGTGGCGTTAATCCATGTGTCTGTGCCAGATAATCATGGTTATTGTTCGTTGGGAGTTTCGGTTGAAGCTACTTTAGCAGCTATTGAAAATGCCGATTATGTTATTGCTCAAGTAAATAAGCAAATGCCACGTACTTTTGGAGATGGTATTATTCATGTATCTGAGGTTGATGCTTTTGTAGAATGTGATGAACCATTACCAACACATCCAGTTGTTGAACCTACAGAAATTGAAAGCAAAATTGGAAACCATGTTGCGAGTTTAATAGATGATAAAAGTACACTGCAAATGGGAATTGGAAATATTCCAAATGCTGTATTGTCAAGATTAACTAACCATAAAAACTTAGGGCTGCATACCGAAATGTTTTCGGATGGTGTTATAGATTTAATCTTGAAAGATGTTATTAATGGGAATCATAAAGGTATAAATCCGGGTCGTGCTTTGGCTACTTTTTTAATGGGGTCTCAACGACTATATGATTATGTTGATGACAATCCATATATCGAAATGCGAACATCAGATTATGTAAATGATGTTTCTATTATCAAGCAAAACCCTAAAATGGTAGCTATAAACTCTGCGATTGAAGTAGATGTTACTGGTCAAGTTTGTGCAGATTCTATTGGAGCAAAAATGTATTCTGGTGTTGGCGGTCAAATGGACTTTATTCGTGGAGCATCTTTAAGTGAAGGAGGAAAAGCTATAATCGCTTTGCCATCAGCAACAAAAAAGGGAGTAAGCCGAATTGTACCATCTTTAAAACCTGGTGCTGGAGTTGTAACTACCAGATCTCATGTGCATTATGTTGTGACTGAATATGGTATTGCTAATCTTTACGGAAGAACTATAAAAGAACGTGTTAAAGCACTAGTGAATATTGCACACCCAGACCATAGAGAATCAATTGATAAACAATATTTTGATCTAATAAGAGACTAA
- a CDS encoding hydrolase, which yields MKLYNRLTIAIDFDGTIVDDDYPGIGKPRIFAFETLKKLQEDGHRLILWTYRSSLKLEDAVKFCKENGIEFYAVNKSFPEEQFDYTKSRKIHADVFIDDRNLGGILGWGEIYQKLTNKSPEFPNSKKRKGFFDFFR from the coding sequence ATGAAACTATATAATCGCTTAACAATTGCTATAGATTTTGATGGAACCATCGTTGATGATGATTACCCAGGAATTGGTAAACCAAGAATTTTTGCATTCGAAACCTTAAAAAAATTGCAAGAAGATGGTCATCGATTAATTTTATGGACTTATAGAAGTAGTTTAAAATTAGAAGATGCCGTTAAGTTTTGTAAAGAAAACGGTATTGAGTTTTATGCAGTAAATAAAAGTTTCCCTGAAGAGCAATTCGATTATACCAAAAGCCGTAAAATCCATGCTGATGTTTTTATTGATGATCGTAATCTTGGAGGCATATTAGGTTGGGGCGAGATTTACCAAAAACTTACTAATAAATCCCCAGAATTTCCAAATTCTAAAAAGAGAAAAGGTTTTTTTGACTTTTTCAGATAA
- the gpmI gene encoding 2,3-bisphosphoglycerate-independent phosphoglycerate mutase gives MNKKVILMILDGWGKSPDPKVSAIEHADTPFIDNLYTKYPSASLRTDGLHVGLPEGQMGNSEVGHMNLGAGRIVYQDLVKVNLAVKNKTLQNEPTLVEAFNYAKKHNKKVHFLGLVSDGGVHSHINHLFGLIDAANEFGLENTFVHAFTDGRDVDPKSGYGFITELEKHIENTPTKLASVTGRYYAMDRDKRWERIKLAYDALVNGKGEHSENIPKSIRKSYENDITDEFLRPIIKVDNNNEPISTISEKDVIIFFNFRTDRGRQLTQALTQEDFHEYNMHKLQLHYVTLTNYDETFKGIYVIFNKDNLKDTLGEVLEKHNKTQIRIAETEKYPHVTFFFSGGREEPFKGEQRILCNSPKVATYDLKPEMSAYELTDVLVPELKKGKTDFVCLNFANGDMVGHTGVMEAAIKACEAVDTCVERIITTALENNYTTILIADHGNCETMINPDGSPHTAHTTNPVPIILIDKNIKTIKNGILGDIAPTILELIGIEKPKVMTQNSLL, from the coding sequence ATGAACAAAAAAGTAATCTTGATGATTTTGGATGGTTGGGGAAAATCCCCAGATCCAAAAGTATCAGCCATTGAACATGCCGACACACCCTTTATAGATAATCTTTATACAAAATATCCAAGTGCAAGTTTACGTACTGACGGATTACATGTTGGTTTACCAGAAGGTCAAATGGGAAATAGCGAAGTAGGACATATGAATCTTGGCGCTGGACGTATTGTATATCAAGATTTAGTTAAAGTAAATCTAGCTGTAAAAAACAAAACACTACAAAACGAACCAACTCTAGTTGAAGCTTTTAATTATGCAAAAAAACATAATAAAAAAGTTCATTTTTTAGGACTTGTTAGTGATGGAGGTGTACATTCTCATATTAATCATTTATTTGGACTTATAGATGCTGCCAATGAATTTGGTTTAGAGAATACATTTGTTCATGCTTTTACTGATGGTCGTGATGTAGACCCAAAATCTGGTTATGGTTTTATTACTGAACTAGAAAAACATATTGAGAATACACCAACCAAACTTGCATCTGTCACTGGGCGTTATTATGCCATGGATAGAGACAAACGTTGGGAACGTATTAAACTGGCTTACGATGCTTTAGTTAACGGAAAAGGAGAACATTCAGAAAATATTCCTAAGTCAATTCGTAAAAGTTATGAAAACGATATTACTGATGAATTTCTAAGACCAATTATTAAAGTAGATAATAACAACGAGCCAATTTCTACTATTTCAGAAAAGGATGTTATTATTTTCTTTAATTTCAGAACTGATCGTGGCAGACAACTTACACAAGCTTTGACACAGGAAGATTTTCATGAGTATAATATGCATAAATTACAACTACATTATGTGACACTTACTAACTATGATGAAACTTTTAAAGGTATTTATGTGATTTTCAACAAAGATAATCTTAAAGACACCTTAGGAGAAGTATTAGAAAAGCATAACAAAACCCAGATTAGAATTGCTGAAACCGAAAAATACCCACATGTTACTTTTTTCTTTTCTGGAGGAAGAGAAGAGCCTTTTAAAGGTGAGCAACGAATTTTATGTAATTCGCCTAAAGTAGCAACCTACGATTTAAAACCAGAAATGAGCGCCTATGAACTAACGGATGTTTTAGTTCCAGAATTAAAAAAAGGGAAGACTGATTTTGTCTGCTTAAATTTTGCAAATGGAGACATGGTAGGTCATACAGGTGTTATGGAAGCTGCTATTAAAGCTTGTGAAGCTGTAGACACATGTGTTGAAAGAATTATTACAACAGCCTTAGAAAATAATTATACAACCATCCTTATTGCCGATCATGGGAATTGCGAAACAATGATTAATCCTGATGGCTCACCACATACAGCTCATACGACCAACCCTGTTCCAATTATTTTAATTGACAAAAACATAAAAACTATAAAAAATGGTATTTTAGGTGACATTGCTCCTACTATTTTAGAACTTATCGGCATCGAAAAACCTAAAGTAATGACACAAAATTCATTACTTTAG
- a CDS encoding M48 family metalloprotease → MRGGNRKVRLLIGAGIVLFAVIKYCSSAETNPYTGEKQHIALNEEQEIAMGLQAAPQMAQQHGGLYPNENYQAFVDQVGNRLVDNSIAKQTGYKYDFHLLADKNTINAFALPGGQIFITYALFSKLENEDQLAGVLGHEIGHVVGRHSAERMANQGLMQGILNGVAVGIDPNTAQGAAAIAQMVNMSYGRDDELQSDDLGVKFMMKSNYNPEEMIGVMEILKAAAGPNRTPERMSTHPDPENRVEKIKEAIEKYKNQ, encoded by the coding sequence ATGAGAGGAGGAAATCGTAAAGTAAGATTATTAATTGGAGCAGGAATAGTACTGTTTGCTGTCATCAAATATTGTTCAAGTGCTGAGACTAATCCTTATACTGGCGAAAAACAACATATTGCTTTAAATGAAGAACAAGAAATAGCCATGGGTTTACAAGCAGCTCCACAAATGGCACAACAACACGGAGGTTTATATCCAAACGAGAACTACCAAGCATTTGTAGACCAAGTTGGAAACCGTTTAGTAGATAATAGTATTGCTAAACAAACTGGTTATAAGTACGACTTCCATTTATTAGCCGACAAAAACACCATTAATGCTTTTGCCCTTCCTGGAGGTCAAATCTTTATTACTTATGCTCTTTTTTCTAAGCTTGAAAATGAAGACCAATTGGCTGGTGTTTTAGGTCATGAAATTGGTCATGTAGTTGGTAGGCATTCTGCAGAAAGAATGGCAAACCAAGGCTTAATGCAAGGTATTCTAAATGGTGTTGCAGTAGGCATAGATCCAAATACAGCGCAAGGTGCTGCTGCTATCGCACAAATGGTTAACATGAGTTATGGTAGAGATGATGAATTACAAAGCGATGATCTAGGTGTGAAATTTATGATGAAATCTAACTATAACCCTGAAGAAATGATAGGCGTTATGGAAATACTAAAAGCAGCCGCAGGACCAAATAGAACTCCAGAGCGTATGAGTACTCATCCTGACCCAGAAAATCGCGTAGAAAAAATTAAGGAAGCGATTGAAAAATACAAAAATCAATAG